A window of Hippoglossus stenolepis isolate QCI-W04-F060 chromosome 18, HSTE1.2, whole genome shotgun sequence contains these coding sequences:
- the m17 gene encoding IL-6 subfamily cytokine M17 isoform X2, which translates to MNGHVKRMSFQQYMELTTTLLSLLLVMAVDSTRTVAASRSQQCGNSLQQTLKLARLAQKESVDLIKTYAAQGEMSELFCKVSVNNVPDPNISGLEPSERIASIYTHLQTFMAHFKRVYEQQTDLQLPSSPLLAELTGVSGRSRGLAALINGFYQSLFPNLPMPEPAGGPTTLPPPQNVFQQKVYGCVVLKTYKEFLSNVSRELRTLKGKVCRRRIEMNTFY; encoded by the exons ATGAATGGTCATGTAAAGAGAATGAGTTTTCAACAATATATGGAACTGACAACaa CGCTACTCTCTCTCCTGCTGGTTATGGCTGTTGATTCAACGAGGACTGTGGCAGCCAGCAGAAGCCAGCAGTGTGGGAATTCTCTGCAGCAGACTTTGAAGCTCGCCAGACTCGCACAGAAGGAATCCGTCGACCTCATCAAAACATAT GCCGCTCAAGGAGAGATGTCAGAGCTCTTCTGCAAGGTGTCGGTCAACAACGTCCCTGACCCCAACATCTCCGGCCTGGAGCCCTCAGAGAGGATAGCGAGCATCTACACGCACCTCCAAACCTTCATGGCACATTTCAAACGGGTGTACGAGCAGCAGACGGACTTGCAGTTACCATCGAGCCCGCTGCTGGCTGAGCTCACCGGTGTCAGCGGCCGCAGCAGGGGCCTGGCCGCTCTCATAAACGGCTTCTACCAGAGCCTCTTCCCGAACCTGCCCATGCCGGAGCCGGCGGGGGGTCCCACGACGCTACCTCCACCTCAGAACGTCTTCCAGCAGAAGGTCTACGGCTGTGTGGTCCTCAAGACCTACAAGGAGTTCCTGTCGAACGTCTCCCGAGAACTGAGAACCCTAAAGGGCAaagtctgcaggaggaggataGAGATGAACACCTTCTACTGA
- the tescb gene encoding tescalcin b isoform X2, whose protein sequence is MGALQSASGHPEYVGLAEKTGFSFEQIKVLHKRFKQLSHHEETLRCQGFNGITVHFYRNYHQNGEGTVQEIGFEEFLVVMSHFRPPSLHMTDEQRENVRREKLRFLFNMHDTDNDGTITLEEYRHVVEELLSRSGALEKETAKSIADAAMLEVASISMGHMEPDEFYEGITFEHFLKLLHGFEIESKMNIRFLNMDTSTLCK, encoded by the exons ATGGGTGCTCTCCAGTCTGCGTCCGGTCATCCAGAATACGTTGGTCTGGCGGAGAAGACGGGAT tttcatttgaaCAGATCAAAGTCCTGCATAAAAGATTCAAACAGCTGAGCCACCATGAAGAAACTCTGCG ATGTCAGGGTTTTAATGGGATCACCGTGCatttctatagaaactaccatCAGAACGGCGAGGGCACGGTCCAGGAGATCGGCTTTGAGGAGTTCCTGGTGGTCATGTCCCATTTCAGGCCCCCGTCTCTGCACATGACAGACGAGCAGCGTGAGAACGTCAGGAGGGAGAAACTGAGAT ttttattcaacatGCACGACACAGACAACGATGGGACAATAACCCTGGAGGAATACAGACAc gtggtggaggagctgttATCTCGGAGCGGGGCTTTGGAGAAGGAGACGGCCAAAAGCATTGCCGATGCAGCCATGTTGGAGGTGGCCAGCATTTCAATGGGTCACATG GAGCCTGATGAATTCTATGAGGGGATCACATTTGAGCATTTCCTCAAG CTGCTGCATGGCTTTGAAATTGAATCCAAAATGAACATTCGCTTTTTGAACATGGACACGTCGACCCTGTGTAAGTGA
- the tescb gene encoding tescalcin b isoform X1 — protein sequence MGALQSASGHPEYVGLAEKTGFSFEQIKVLHKRFKQLSHHEETLRRDHFNEIPDLACNPIRAQIVEAFFDRRNYHQNGEGTVQEIGFEEFLVVMSHFRPPSLHMTDEQRENVRREKLRFLFNMHDTDNDGTITLEEYRHVVEELLSRSGALEKETAKSIADAAMLEVASISMGHMEPDEFYEGITFEHFLKLLHGFEIESKMNIRFLNMDTSTLCK from the exons ATGGGTGCTCTCCAGTCTGCGTCCGGTCATCCAGAATACGTTGGTCTGGCGGAGAAGACGGGAT tttcatttgaaCAGATCAAAGTCCTGCATAAAAGATTCAAACAGCTGAGCCACCATGAAGAAACTCTGCG GAGAGATCACTTCAATGAGATCCCAGATCTCGCGTGCAACCCCATCCGTGCACAGATCGTAGAGGCTTTCTTTGACAGAAG aaactaccatCAGAACGGCGAGGGCACGGTCCAGGAGATCGGCTTTGAGGAGTTCCTGGTGGTCATGTCCCATTTCAGGCCCCCGTCTCTGCACATGACAGACGAGCAGCGTGAGAACGTCAGGAGGGAGAAACTGAGAT ttttattcaacatGCACGACACAGACAACGATGGGACAATAACCCTGGAGGAATACAGACAc gtggtggaggagctgttATCTCGGAGCGGGGCTTTGGAGAAGGAGACGGCCAAAAGCATTGCCGATGCAGCCATGTTGGAGGTGGCCAGCATTTCAATGGGTCACATG GAGCCTGATGAATTCTATGAGGGGATCACATTTGAGCATTTCCTCAAG CTGCTGCATGGCTTTGAAATTGAATCCAAAATGAACATTCGCTTTTTGAACATGGACACGTCGACCCTGTGTAAGTGA
- the m17 gene encoding IL-6 subfamily cytokine M17 isoform X1: protein MNGHVKRMSFQQYMELTTTLLSLLLVMAVDSTRTVAASRSQQCGNSLQQTLKLARLAQKESVDLIKTYKAAQGEMSELFCKVSVNNVPDPNISGLEPSERIASIYTHLQTFMAHFKRVYEQQTDLQLPSSPLLAELTGVSGRSRGLAALINGFYQSLFPNLPMPEPAGGPTTLPPPQNVFQQKVYGCVVLKTYKEFLSNVSRELRTLKGKVCRRRIEMNTFY from the exons ATGAATGGTCATGTAAAGAGAATGAGTTTTCAACAATATATGGAACTGACAACaa CGCTACTCTCTCTCCTGCTGGTTATGGCTGTTGATTCAACGAGGACTGTGGCAGCCAGCAGAAGCCAGCAGTGTGGGAATTCTCTGCAGCAGACTTTGAAGCTCGCCAGACTCGCACAGAAGGAATCCGTCGACCTCATCAAAACATAT AAGGCCGCTCAAGGAGAGATGTCAGAGCTCTTCTGCAAGGTGTCGGTCAACAACGTCCCTGACCCCAACATCTCCGGCCTGGAGCCCTCAGAGAGGATAGCGAGCATCTACACGCACCTCCAAACCTTCATGGCACATTTCAAACGGGTGTACGAGCAGCAGACGGACTTGCAGTTACCATCGAGCCCGCTGCTGGCTGAGCTCACCGGTGTCAGCGGCCGCAGCAGGGGCCTGGCCGCTCTCATAAACGGCTTCTACCAGAGCCTCTTCCCGAACCTGCCCATGCCGGAGCCGGCGGGGGGTCCCACGACGCTACCTCCACCTCAGAACGTCTTCCAGCAGAAGGTCTACGGCTGTGTGGTCCTCAAGACCTACAAGGAGTTCCTGTCGAACGTCTCCCGAGAACTGAGAACCCTAAAGGGCAaagtctgcaggaggaggataGAGATGAACACCTTCTACTGA